In Nicotiana tabacum cultivar K326 chromosome 10, ASM71507v2, whole genome shotgun sequence, the DNA window atatatataggtgtaattcaaaatttaaaatagctactcctatatttggttggttcgagtttttttattaaaatcaaaaccaaaccaaatttgatcgatttttaaatttaaaaaccaaaatcaaaccaaaccaaaaagtattaatttttttgttcaatttttcGGATTTTCACCCTGTAGACAAGGATGAATTTCCTAATAGGATCGTCCACACTTTTTGACTAAAAAGATGGCCGGTGGGTGACCTCAGCCGGGTTTTGTCTTCAACCAAAAGCGAGGTTCTTCACCGGTTTTTCCGGCTACATTTATACACAATAACAAACCAAAATTGCTCCTAATGCTAGCTTGATAACCAGAACGTAGTagtattttaagaaaataaagcTACGTCAGATATATAGAATAATATAACACTCCAATGTGCACAAGCAAACATCATTTTCAATATAGAAGAGCGGAATCATATTATCAAATAATGTACAGCTAAGATCCTTCCCATTCCTCGCCTAATATTAACAAAATTGGAGGAATGATTTTCTACTTCAAAACATTACTACTATTACTAGTAATACATTTCCAACCAAACAACAGAGTAATACAAAACAATGTTTGGTACGCTATTACAAGTTCCCCCCAGACAAACCGTCAACGCGCTTTCCCCTTTCAATATTAAGACATATTTCGACCCCACCTTTATTGAAAAGCCATGCCTTCCCATGCCTGATGCCCCCTCCTAAATTCTTCATAATTCTTTTCTGTTTGTACCCATTCACAACATTAAAAAAACAACATGAAAGATGTTCCTCTCCAGTTCAGTCCTTGTGGGTCCATTATTAACCAACGAATCTGATGCTTCCTCAATTCACCATCTACGGTTCATTTGCATCTCTTTGTCAACACAGGTAAACTTGACACTGAACAACAGTTGTACTAATCTTGAATCCTGGAACTACCGTGAAACCTACACTCGGTTCAGTTtccggtgatccgtcccatgacAAGAATGCTTCTTCGTTCACACTCTCCATGTACACATCCGAAAACCGACACCCTCTGCTCACTTGAAAGATTGAAGCCACGGGATCGAAGGAGAAAGCCAGACAGTGCAGTAACCAAATGCGCTTGGCCATTTCACTAAATGTGGAGAAGAATGTTGACTCCGGATACTCACCCGAATTGAGTATGTTTCTTTGATTCAGGTTGCCAAAAATGGACTCTTCAATCTTGGGATGGATTAGTTTCAAGTACTTAGCACGACAGAATCTTGCAAATGTTGATTTGGGTTTCCAAGCTAAGTAATCTACTGGTTTAACAGATCTCAGCTCCATGAATCTGTCGAAAAACAACCTTTGCCTTTTTGTCTGCTCGGGCAGGGGCTCAGTTGAGATGGAAAAGTTGGGATAATTGAAACCATCAAACATCTCCCGGCAAACGAATGATTCAAAAGCATAACATATGTCATTTGCTTTCAGGAACTCTATATCAGGTTCGATGGAACTGGCCGCAGCATCTAAGTTCCAGCCAGCAGCTAACATTTCCTTGCTGAACAACCTAACAAAACTACGAATAGACCTAATTGTCTGCCTGAGGAACATGATAAAATGGCTAGGGCTCAAACTTGAAAAGTGAAGATTGTCCAGAGCAGACACCGGTCCACTGGAGTTCAACCTTTTCTCAAGCAGCTTGTTTTCTTTATTAGCCTCGATCAATTTCTCTCCGAGAAACGTAATTTCTGAATCCTTGAGTTTGAGCTGCGAATCCAGTTTCTTTCCCATGATATCATACGTCTTTAATACGCTCTTCTGCTCCTGAATTTCAGCTAAAATCTGAGTGGTTTCCGGGGAATACACATCCAACTGCTTCTTAACGAAGCACTGTTTCAATTCAGACAAGCTTTTCAGCTCGGATACCACCAACTCATCAGCAGATTGAATACCATCAGGGTCGTATGGAGACTGAGCAAACTGCAATTGAGCATATGCTGCTTTAACAGCTGAGATGTTTGCAAACAGCTTGGCAAGAAAAGCTTCTGTAGCTGCTTTCTGTTTCAGCttttcatcttcatcatcaaaggCCTTGAACTGTGCTTTCTTGAGTAACTCGCTCTTCGCTACATCATTCTTTACTGCATCATCCTTGACAATTTCACTGAATTTGTGCTTCTGAGTTCCTCCTGTCAGAGCTCTAATGTGCAAAACCTTAGCAAAAGTGCGAGCCAATTTGCTCTTACTCGGGGTCACAGCAGACCGATTAACAGAATCCATCTGAAGAAAAAAATATGATATGAAGATGAGACTAAATCATAATAGGTGGGAGCAATACATTATGATcatttcagccaatgcaaataaTAGTTCATTTAAAGAAAGAAAGGAATATAATGATGGCCATAACGACTATCCACCAAATGATTAGCGTGTTACAGCTAAAGAAAAAAGCAACATACTTTAACTCTTCAATCGAGGGAGCCAAAGGAAAttggaatttctttttgttctctaCTTGAGTACTGCCCTCTGGTTTCTATTTAGAAAGTTTCAAAAAGTATAGTtaattggaagaaaaagaaggGATGAACAGAGAAGtagagggaaaaaagaaaaaagttgaaAGAATATCTCAAATCAAATGACACGATCAAAAGGTACATCTACATTACAAGTTCATGAATGCTTTTTATATAGTATAAAAGATATTAGATAGCAGCTTCTTGGCAGGGCTTAATTGATTAGCTGGGAGCATAAAATACTTCAGTGcaatatatacattatatattaatAACTATTGAAGGGGCAAGGTTTGACCCATATTATTATGTCACCAGCCTCTGCCTAACTTTAAGTATAGTATTAATTTCATAATCAATGGCCCTTCTAGCCAATTTCCCACACCCAAAGACATGCCCCCACACAACCCCACATCAGtgcaaataacaaaaacaaattaGGAAGAATACATATGCTACCAACTACAGAATTATCAGTGGCAATTAACACCCCGCCTAATAAACAATACGAAATGCAACGGATTCCAACAAATTCTAACACTCCTCAAGTAACGAGCTGTAAATAATTCTACGTCCATTCATTTTTACTTGGCACATTTTGACTTTTCATgccctttaaaaaataataaataaagtgcataatttacaATGATACGAATATTAATTAatgcatattttattgaatttgagaaaatgatttgaaatgagtaataaatactgtggttataacaaaaaaaattatcGTTCCCTTGAATCTTGATATGCATAAAGtgtaaagtaaaaataaaaatttatttttagtataaacGTCAAGTAAGAGTGAATGGCAACCCATTAATTCTCAGTCCTCCCATCAATTAAATACTCTTTAAAAAGTAAATCTTTGGACCGTATCAATTGAAAACAGCCTCATTAATAAATAAATCAGATTAAGATCCTTATGGGACGGCAAAGATTACCGACCTCATTAAGATTAGCCAAGGCCCACTAACCTAAGAAATTATCCCAAAAGCTTTTACTCCACCCAAAATCTTGGGGATGAAAATGGATAatgacaccccccccccccctcctttcTCCCTCACATGCAACAATAAGACCTCCATTCACGCAAGACTTTGAGGTCACACTATTCACACCAAATTAAATCAGGAAACATCCATTATTTTTACACTTGAATGTTCTTTGACCAACACCTACCACAAAATTAATCGGAGTAAAGGCCTACGTTTGTACTAAATTAATAATGTAGTCCATTACCCTCAGAAAAGTACAGATACCCTTCCAAAATTTTGAAACTTTAGACGTGTCACCACTCGTGAATCTATTTGACtgggcatggagtttaagaaaaaatgatgacttttgaaatttgtgatccTAAATAAGTTAAAAAAGAGCTTGAAgtatttgtgtagttataaaagcttctAGTTAAGGATAGAATTAAAAGTTaaactaaattatttctaaatttaaaatgaAGTCATTATATTTGGAAttgaccaaaaagaaaataggttcacaaaCAGAGCAGTAATTCATTATTACAAGTCACTAACCATTCTGCAAAAAGCCATGTGGGTCCTTCATGATTGAACTGTGGTAAAAAAAGATTTTTCGCATCCGACGGTGTACATAAATGCCCGTTGGACTTACTTTGCTCTTCTCGATAGTTGAGCTCACTATAATCCAACGGACAAAACTACTATTCCCCAGAAAATGTTTCCTCAGATTACAAGTCACGTGACCCAATTTCAGGTGCTAATACAAAATAAACTAGCAATAGCAAGTTCTTTTAGAACCTATTTGGATTGACTCGTTGTAAGACAATCTCCAACCCAACACCAATTTTAACACAAAATAGTATTTTAGtgtaaattttgatatttttttctcCAATCCAACACCATTTTGATTGATGCAACACTATTCATCAACActattattattcattattattttaatattattttttaatcataaaacacttttaatttaacatattataattttataattaattatagtTTTTATGTAatgtctttataatattaattttatattttattttggtatttaatttttgtatatttatttttatataaaattataagttaattttattataaattatatttgtatataaaaatatataaccaTAAAAAAAAGTACAAAACTGAAATATAATATATTGTTAATAAATAACACAATATTTGGCAAATCGGAAAGGATTTgttttatttatgaaataaaaaataaatttaaataaaaaataataatataatatagaagagataGAAGAATATAAAAGAAATATTCTTTTTTGATATAAAAAATAGTATAATGGGTTGAAGTTAATTTGCACTATTTTGATGTTTCCACCATTTTGGTGTAAAAAATTGGTGCAAAGGTTGGAAGGCCGGAGATGCCCTAAGTGCTGTTAAGCTAAAATAGCTTTTAAACTATCTTGGGATCATTTAGTTGGAAAGAAGTTATCTCTGGATTAATTATCAGAAGATTAGTTATCCACCTTTTCATAGGAATAAAAAAATACTATAATCCTGgaataataatttcaaaaataattatgtTGTAATTTCACTcaaccaaacatgggataaaCTCTTCTAAATATTTAGTCTCGGAATTAATTTTCCTTATCCACGTACCAAACAAACCCTAATAGTGTttgaataaaattaaaaagtgcttttaagctaACATGACCaaaacaaaaaagcaaaaaactaaaattcctacTTAAGGCTTATACttagaaatcaattaaaatactTTCATCCAAATGGAATCTTGGGCTAAGTATTTTTTAATGCCAATAGTGCCTTTTTTGTCAAAGTTAAATGTTTTGCtaagttttaaaaagaaaaaaaaattttgaGCAAAAACAGACGCAGTTTTTGAAAAGTAAAAAAACTAGCTCCTCCCTAAAAGAAAAGCTcgtttttttgaaaaaaaatacatttCAAAGCAATTCTTAAAAGTTTAATCATACTAATGCTCACaaagtgtttttcaaataaaataatcacatataaattgtttctcaccaaaaatatttttctaaaaagtattttttgaaaacaCTTCTAAAAAAAGCTGATTTTAGAAACTTGGTCAAACGGGCTATCAGTAGCCCGTTTGAATTgacttattttaagtgcttttaaattaaaataactttttaagtcattttgtagtgtttgaataaaataaaagttatacttttaagcacttatttttaagctaaaatgacaaaaataagccaaaagctaaAATTTCTAACTTATAGATTTTGACTTAAAAATCACTTACAACAAGCTCGTCCAAACGGCTCTAAGTCACATGATCTAGTAAGCCAATGTGAGTCACTGGGTTAGCTACTGTGAGGGCGCACACAGTGAACCGAACTCAACAATAAGACCGAGACGTGCTCCCGCAGCACAAGGATTACAAATTACTACGATTCTCTACATGCGCGTGCACAAGAAAAAACCTAGACTAGAGCTAATCCATCACCTTTGATTTATCTGTAATCTATTACAGTAATTGATGAGAAATTTAACGTTACCTCGGGAGAAACCTTCAGGGGAAGAATTGGAGAATATTCAGGTCCTGTGCGCAAATCTCAATGAAGCACAAAAACACCATAATCCTCCATTCATAACAACCACACTGTGAAGCAAAATCCAGAcccaattttttttcaaaaggcTCAttgatatatatgtatgtatcaaaCACAGCTATTATGAAATAAAACCTAGAGATTGTACCTAATGGAAAAGAATAgcagaaaaatccaaatttcttCCTGTACGGCAACAGAACTCCGGAAGTTTGATTGCCTGAAAATGGATACCAATATAAAAGGGAAAAAACAGATTGATAGGCATATTAGACGCCATAGAGAGAAAATGATTGAGCGAATAATCTAGAGGAATTGTACCCTACCTGCCGGGGACTTCAAAAAATTTCCCTTCAGGAGAAAGCTGGTATTGAAATAAAAGCACAGCGTTATGATTGAGAATCTTCAACGGCTATAATAATGGTGTTTTTGCACTTTTGGCTGTAGAAGCTTGGTTGAGATTGAATAAGGAAAGGATCGTGCTGTTTTAGGGAACAGAGAAAAAATCGGAGCTCGAGGGTATATGGAGAAATGGAGAGGAAGAGGCAAGGAGAAAAAGACGAAAAGGACCAGAGGGATTTGGGGAAGTGTTGGACAACCAAGGCATTGGGAATTTAAAACTCAGACACTTGCTTGGGTCAATTTATGGACTTTTGTAATTACGGAATTGCCAGCTGCATTTCATACTAATTACGCGGATTCTGGTTGAGGTAACAGAGCTGATTGAAGGGGGGTTTTGGTAATTAGATATTTACAGCTGACACACCTGCGGATTCACACAGGTATATGTGTTATGGCAGGAGAAACGAAAGGTGGACATTTTTGAAACAtgtaaaatgaaaatgaaaattatGTTGTCATCGCTAAATTCGAATCCCTATGAACCTGTCTAAAGATAACGAGAATCTCAAATGAATTCTGCatttgcatttttcctctttttgttgtacaacaacaacaaatcgaCAAGAATTTGACGAGCGAGATTTGGCAACGATAAAATGTATGTAACATTATACCTactctaaaaatgcaaaaaaaattatttttgttagaCCATCaattaaagaaagaataaaaaaaagtaacagcaacaagaaaaaataagaagatcGAAGTCAAGAAGTGAGGGGCGAAATTACGTGGAGGGGAGTTGGGTACATGCACCCATGCTTTCCTCCTTAGGCTATGTATAAATAGTgtaatatttttttctattatgcCCTAAATAAATTTGTGGCCTGATATTTAGCttacaatatatatatttatatatatatcatcTCGCATTTCACTTGTGTTTCGTAGATTTCGGATGTGAAATGTAATGTTTGTGCTAATTCGTggtgtttttatgt includes these proteins:
- the LOC107784848 gene encoding protein GRAVITROPIC IN THE LIGHT 1; protein product: MDSVNRSAVTPSKSKLARTFAKVLHIRALTGGTQKHKFSEIVKDDAVKNDVAKSELLKKAQFKAFDDEDEKLKQKAATEAFLAKLFANISAVKAAYAQLQFAQSPYDPDGIQSADELVVSELKSLSELKQCFVKKQLDVYSPETTQILAEIQEQKSVLKTYDIMGKKLDSQLKLKDSEITFLGEKLIEANKENKLLEKRLNSSGPVSALDNLHFSSLSPSHFIMFLRQTIRSIRSFVRLFSKEMLAAGWNLDAAASSIEPDIEFLKANDICYAFESFVCREMFDGFNYPNFSISTEPLPEQTKRQRLFFDRFMELRSVKPVDYLAWKPKSTFARFCRAKYLKLIHPKIEESIFGNLNQRNILNSGEYPESTFFSTFSEMAKRIWLLHCLAFSFDPVASIFQVSRGCRFSDVYMESVNEEAFLSWDGSPETEPSVGFTVVPGFKISTTVVQCQVYLC